A DNA window from Comamonas fluminis contains the following coding sequences:
- a CDS encoding zinc ribbon domain-containing protein, with translation MSKSLRLPERWFRRGLWLVAAAFAFFLIGLGSLVVGNLPQPNTALEVEQFIPEADAQRVQAQIDKAQALASQTGRAHDKAQLKYDAERARYQSARDTFQNWVSTRRVTERPEQDSELLARTKALDDIKQAENKAREELEKQAQTNLEASQAVSNAEQEMSQLRDAAYPEYQSAARASELKVFLYRLAITLPLLVVAGWLFAKQRKSTWWPFVWGFIFFALFAFFVELVPYLPDYGGYVRYIVGIVVTVLLGRYAIIALNRYLEKQKLREAMPEVQRREELSYDVALERLSKSVCPGCERPVDLKNTEIDFCPHCGIGLFDHCGHCHTRKSAFSRFCHACGTPAGKLLPALDGAPATRDGAAAGTIASD, from the coding sequence ATGAGTAAATCCTTGCGGCTGCCCGAAAGATGGTTTCGCCGTGGCCTGTGGCTGGTGGCCGCAGCCTTTGCGTTCTTCCTGATCGGGCTGGGCAGCCTGGTGGTGGGCAACCTGCCCCAGCCCAATACCGCGCTGGAAGTGGAGCAGTTCATTCCCGAAGCCGACGCACAGCGCGTGCAGGCGCAGATTGACAAGGCGCAGGCCCTGGCCAGCCAGACGGGGCGAGCACACGACAAGGCGCAGCTCAAATACGACGCCGAGCGGGCGCGTTACCAGTCTGCACGAGACACCTTCCAGAACTGGGTTTCCACCCGCCGCGTGACCGAGCGGCCCGAGCAGGATTCCGAACTGCTGGCCCGCACCAAGGCGCTGGACGATATCAAGCAGGCCGAGAACAAGGCCCGTGAAGAACTGGAAAAGCAGGCGCAGACGAATCTGGAAGCCTCGCAAGCTGTCTCTAATGCTGAGCAGGAAATGAGCCAGCTGCGCGATGCGGCCTACCCCGAATATCAATCCGCCGCCCGCGCCAGCGAGCTCAAGGTTTTCCTCTACCGCCTGGCCATTACCTTGCCATTGCTGGTGGTGGCAGGCTGGCTGTTTGCCAAGCAGCGCAAGAGCACCTGGTGGCCGTTTGTCTGGGGCTTTATCTTCTTTGCGCTGTTCGCCTTCTTTGTCGAGCTGGTGCCCTATCTGCCCGATTACGGCGGCTATGTGCGCTACATCGTGGGCATTGTGGTCACGGTGCTGCTGGGGCGCTACGCCATCATTGCGCTCAACCGCTATCTGGAAAAACAAAAGCTGCGCGAGGCCATGCCCGAGGTGCAGCGCCGTGAGGAGCTGAGCTACGACGTTGCGCTGGAGCGGCTGTCCAAAAGCGTCTGCCCCGGCTGCGAGCGCCCGGTGGACCTGAAGAACACCGAGATCGACTTCTGCCCCCATTGCGGGATTGGCCTGTTCGATCATTGCGGCCATTGCCATACCCGCAAGAGTGCTTTCTCCCGCTTCTGCCATGCCTGCGGTACGCCTGCTGGAAAGCTGTTGCCCGCACTTGATGGCGCGCCTGCAACACGCGATGGCGCCGCAGCAGGGACAATAGCCAGCGATTGA
- a CDS encoding universal stress protein → MVKIMIAVDGSEAALEGVRHGIKLMQQGLDAHFVIAHVQKEASLLELATTDSDLIANASIEAGMDLVAPAQELLKAAGAQYEVEISLGEPANTLIDIAESTECEQIIIGATGQGGLGSILIGSVSREIARHSRLPVTIVKLPEIIQVDEVDEAS, encoded by the coding sequence ATGGTCAAGATCATGATTGCGGTAGATGGTTCAGAGGCTGCGCTGGAGGGCGTGCGTCATGGCATCAAGCTGATGCAGCAAGGGCTGGATGCTCACTTTGTGATTGCGCATGTGCAAAAGGAAGCATCCTTGCTGGAGTTGGCCACCACAGATTCAGACCTGATTGCCAACGCCAGCATCGAAGCCGGGATGGACCTGGTCGCACCCGCTCAGGAATTGCTGAAAGCCGCAGGCGCTCAGTACGAGGTGGAAATCAGTCTGGGAGAGCCTGCGAACACGCTGATCGACATTGCCGAGAGCACCGAGTGCGAGCAAATCATCATTGGCGCAACGGGGCAGGGCGGGCTGGGCAGTATTTTGATTGGCTCAGTGTCCCGGGAAATTGCGCGGCATAGCCGCTTGCCGGTGACGATCGTGAAACTGCCTGAAATCATTCAGGTGGATGAGGTGGACGAAGCGTCCTGA
- a CDS encoding SDR family NAD(P)-dependent oxidoreductase: protein MTGGLNDQHALVTGAGQGIGEAIARQLLAQGARVTVLGRRAETLQKLVAEHPQQCQMVLADVADEAQVKAAFEQAVKAQGAINILINNAGQASSAPFMKMDAAHWQQMLNVNLTGTMLCIQQVLPGMAAAGYGRIVNVASTAGLVGYAYVAAYVAAKHGVVGLTRALALEFARKGITVNAVCPGYTETEIMTQSIERVVAKTGRTAEEAMAEFVKGNPQGRLVQPQEVADAVLWLCGKGASAITGQSIAVAGGEVM from the coding sequence ATGACAGGTGGTCTGAACGATCAGCATGCGCTGGTAACCGGCGCGGGCCAAGGCATTGGCGAGGCAATCGCGCGTCAGTTGCTGGCGCAGGGGGCACGCGTCACGGTGCTGGGCCGCCGCGCTGAGACGCTGCAAAAGCTGGTGGCAGAACACCCACAGCAATGTCAGATGGTGCTGGCTGATGTGGCCGATGAAGCACAGGTAAAAGCCGCATTTGAGCAGGCTGTAAAAGCGCAAGGCGCTATCAATATCTTGATCAACAACGCCGGGCAGGCCAGCAGCGCACCGTTCATGAAGATGGATGCCGCGCACTGGCAGCAAATGCTGAATGTGAACCTGACCGGCACCATGCTCTGCATTCAACAGGTGCTGCCGGGCATGGCAGCCGCAGGCTACGGGCGCATCGTCAATGTGGCCAGCACAGCGGGGCTGGTGGGCTATGCCTATGTGGCGGCCTATGTGGCAGCCAAGCATGGCGTGGTGGGCCTCACACGTGCGCTGGCACTGGAATTTGCCAGGAAGGGCATTACCGTCAACGCCGTGTGTCCGGGCTATACCGAAACTGAAATCATGACGCAAAGCATAGAGCGTGTGGTCGCCAAGACGGGGCGCACGGCTGAAGAAGCCATGGCCGAGTTTGTCAAAGGCAACCCGCAAGGCCGTTTGGTGCAGCCGCAGGAAGTGGCGGATGCCGTGCTGTGGTTGTGTGGAAAAGGCGCGAGCGCGATTACCGGCCAATCCATTGCCGTCGCTGGCGGCGAGGTCATGTGA
- a CDS encoding GGDEF domain-containing protein, giving the protein MHQDSKDSLQAAVMLGGMVFAASLLGIWARPIGFLSSLWPANALLLGCLLHRPDWLRPGAMLAVLLGYICADLLTDSRPDVAILLSMANMTGVGCAWLIMRQRSQETIFMQRQASALLLFLGTGTASLASACIGGPVLSAVFGTPPLKAFSMWISSEWMNYMIVLPPLLAWPTRQLPHRMNDARPLWLKAFPLLAVIALEASSYWMGGPGALAFSLPALLWCALSYRVFTLTLITSALCLSKTLAISMAFFSFTPEHFLETVSFRLGLCMLILGPLAVASAQVSRSALMRQLSRAVNYDFLTDVLTRSALLHRGQRLLDRSSHAGQSAAVLMLDLDHFKRVNDSYGHAAGDQLLRSFSQLLMQNLRPQDAVGRLGGEEFAAVLPQVDRTAAVEITERINQATRELRVDCGPHQIEATVSIGLVHVQTMEAPHQLSQLLQEADTALYQAKSQGRDRFEARFL; this is encoded by the coding sequence ATGCACCAGGACAGCAAAGACTCCTTGCAAGCGGCAGTCATGCTGGGCGGCATGGTATTTGCCGCCTCTCTTTTAGGCATATGGGCCAGGCCCATTGGCTTTCTGTCCTCGCTCTGGCCAGCCAATGCCTTGCTGCTGGGCTGTCTGCTGCACCGCCCTGACTGGTTGCGGCCCGGGGCCATGCTGGCCGTGCTACTGGGCTATATCTGCGCCGACTTGCTGACAGACAGCCGCCCCGATGTGGCGATCTTGCTCAGCATGGCCAATATGACGGGTGTGGGCTGCGCCTGGCTCATCATGCGCCAGCGCAGCCAGGAAACCATCTTCATGCAGCGCCAGGCCTCTGCCCTGCTGCTGTTTCTGGGCACAGGCACGGCGTCTCTGGCTTCCGCATGCATAGGCGGCCCGGTGCTGAGCGCCGTGTTCGGCACACCACCGCTCAAGGCGTTTTCCATGTGGATCAGCAGCGAGTGGATGAATTACATGATCGTGCTGCCACCGTTGCTGGCCTGGCCCACCCGCCAGCTGCCGCATCGGATGAACGACGCTCGCCCGCTATGGCTCAAGGCCTTTCCGCTGCTGGCAGTCATTGCACTGGAGGCCAGCAGCTACTGGATGGGCGGGCCCGGGGCGCTGGCATTTTCGCTGCCTGCCCTGCTGTGGTGCGCGCTGAGCTACCGGGTATTCACGCTGACGCTCATCACATCAGCGCTGTGCCTGAGCAAGACTCTGGCGATTTCCATGGCGTTTTTTTCCTTTACGCCAGAGCACTTTCTGGAAACCGTCTCCTTCCGCCTCGGGCTGTGCATGCTGATTCTGGGCCCGCTGGCAGTGGCCAGCGCACAGGTATCGCGCTCAGCGCTGATGCGCCAGTTGAGCCGTGCCGTGAATTACGACTTTCTGACCGATGTGCTGACCCGCTCTGCCCTGCTGCACCGGGGCCAGCGGCTGCTGGACCGCAGCAGCCACGCCGGGCAGTCGGCAGCGGTGCTGATGCTGGACCTGGACCACTTCAAACGCGTCAACGACAGCTATGGGCACGCTGCAGGAGATCAGTTGCTGCGCAGCTTCAGCCAGCTGCTGATGCAGAACCTGCGCCCTCAGGATGCCGTGGGGCGCCTGGGCGGGGAAGAATTTGCTGCAGTGCTGCCGCAGGTGGACCGGACAGCCGCTGTGGAGATCACCGAGCGCATCAATCAGGCAACCAGAGAGCTGAGGGTAGATTGCGGCCCTCACCAGATTGAGGCGACTGTCAGCATCGGCCTGGTTCATGTGCAGACCATGGAAGCGCCTCACCAGCTCAGCCAGTTGCTGCAGGAAGCGGATACCGCGCTCTATCAGGCCAAGAGCCAGGGGCGCGACCGGTTCGAAGCCCGTTTTCTGTAG
- a CDS encoding DUF3047 domain-containing protein, whose translation MRSNPQHRARRIGAAAVIATLAMAASSWAQGDIQFSFSKMATGPLPAPWHFATLPNKNATEFAIAEVDGQHALRIATQDAYGNMVHTLHQSPSASPQLQWRWRVDHLVEKADITRKAGDDAALKLCVSFDYDKSQLSLGERTKLRLGKISTGEDIPAETLCYVWDNKQPVGSAQHNAFTHRMRYIVLQSGSQHLGQWMTEQRNLAADYAQAFGDESSAMPMLIGITISADSDNTHGSGLAYMGDIRLQP comes from the coding sequence ATGCGGAGCAATCCACAACACCGGGCGCGGCGCATTGGCGCAGCAGCGGTCATCGCCACGCTGGCTATGGCCGCCAGCAGCTGGGCACAGGGAGATATCCAGTTTTCCTTCTCCAAAATGGCCACCGGCCCGCTGCCTGCGCCCTGGCACTTTGCTACCCTGCCCAACAAGAACGCCACCGAGTTTGCGATTGCCGAAGTCGATGGCCAGCATGCGCTGCGTATAGCCACACAGGACGCTTACGGCAATATGGTGCACACGCTGCACCAGAGCCCATCGGCCAGCCCGCAGCTGCAGTGGCGCTGGCGTGTGGACCATCTGGTGGAAAAAGCCGATATCACCCGCAAGGCGGGCGATGACGCGGCGCTCAAGCTCTGCGTATCGTTTGACTACGACAAGTCGCAGCTCAGTCTGGGGGAGCGCACCAAGCTGCGTCTGGGCAAGATCAGCACGGGCGAAGACATTCCGGCCGAAACGCTGTGCTACGTCTGGGACAACAAGCAGCCCGTGGGCAGCGCGCAGCACAACGCCTTCACCCACCGCATGCGCTACATCGTGCTGCAAAGTGGCAGCCAGCACCTGGGCCAGTGGATGACGGAGCAGCGCAATCTGGCCGCCGACTATGCGCAGGCTTTTGGCGATGAATCCAGCGCCATGCCCATGCTGATTGGCATCACCATCTCCGCCGATTCAGACAACACCCACGGCAGCGGCCTGGCCTATATGGGCGATATCCGCCTGCAGCCCTGA
- a CDS encoding DUF2145 domain-containing protein, with product MEQIPVVHAVLPVPSSSRRLPSTAVLVLGAAFIAWAGSAHAGRSCENKPLTAETMSKGLNLAVKAAKALDAEYKKNGTQVVLLAREGQDLSKYELKYSHYGWAYRTPEGVWRVAHKLNECGTAGGHVYRQGLGEFFLDDMWSYTAGVQVPTPAVQKALWSFLTQPSVLRLQNEPYSMVSYAWGQKYQQSNQWATETLAAAMNPAGIQNRAQAQSWLQAQGYEPSSLIIRAFSRLGGRMTAANIAFDDHPNDKRYASRIETVTVDSVTRWLQRTQMAAAVQEIR from the coding sequence ATGGAGCAAATTCCCGTTGTGCATGCTGTATTGCCGGTGCCTAGCTCTAGCCGTCGCCTGCCCAGTACCGCTGTGCTGGTGCTGGGGGCAGCCTTCATTGCGTGGGCGGGCTCAGCCCACGCCGGTCGCAGCTGTGAGAACAAGCCGCTGACAGCCGAGACCATGAGCAAGGGCCTGAACCTGGCCGTGAAAGCCGCCAAGGCGCTGGATGCCGAATACAAAAAGAATGGCACCCAGGTCGTGCTGCTGGCGCGGGAAGGGCAGGACTTGAGCAAGTACGAGCTCAAGTACTCGCACTACGGCTGGGCCTATCGCACGCCCGAAGGTGTCTGGCGCGTGGCGCACAAGCTCAACGAATGCGGCACGGCCGGTGGCCATGTCTATCGCCAGGGGCTGGGTGAGTTTTTCCTGGACGATATGTGGAGCTATACGGCAGGCGTGCAGGTGCCAACCCCTGCGGTGCAGAAGGCGCTGTGGAGTTTTCTGACCCAGCCCTCGGTGCTGCGTCTGCAAAACGAGCCCTACAGCATGGTCAGCTATGCATGGGGGCAGAAATATCAGCAGTCCAACCAGTGGGCCACAGAGACGCTGGCTGCTGCCATGAACCCGGCCGGCATTCAGAACCGTGCGCAGGCCCAGAGCTGGCTGCAGGCCCAGGGGTATGAGCCCAGCTCGCTCATCATTCGTGCGTTTTCCCGGCTGGGTGGCCGCATGACGGCGGCCAATATCGCCTTTGATGACCACCCCAATGACAAGCGCTATGCCAGCCGTATCGAGACGGTGACGGTCGATTCCGTCACCCGCTGGCTGCAGCGCACGCAAATGGCGGCAGCCGTGCAGGAAATTCGTTGA
- the tgt gene encoding tRNA guanosine(34) transglycosylase Tgt — MLQFDLLKTDPTSHARRGTVTLNHGKVQTPIFMPVGTYGTVKGVMPRSLEEMGAQIILGNTFHLWMRPGLDIMKSFGGLHGFEKWDKPILTDSGGFQVWSLGAMRKITEEGVHFQSPVNGDKLFMSPEVSMQIQTILNSDIVMQLDECTPYETNGKKTTEAEARKSMEMSRRWAKRSKEEFERLENPNALFGIVQGGMFTNLREESLQALVEMDFPGYAVGGVSVGEPKDEMLEIMAHTPHLLPANKPRYLMGVGTPEDLVQGVADGVDMFDCVMPTRNARNGTIFTRYGDLKIRNARHKVDHQPIDTTCTCHACAGKSGVSWDDGGRDGFSRAYLHHLDRCGEMLGPMLTTIHNLHYYLNLMQEVRNALDAGTFAQFRAKFKEDRARGV, encoded by the coding sequence ATGCTGCAGTTCGACCTTCTCAAAACCGACCCGACCAGCCACGCCCGCCGTGGCACCGTGACCCTGAACCACGGCAAGGTCCAGACCCCCATCTTCATGCCCGTGGGTACCTATGGCACCGTCAAGGGCGTGATGCCCCGCAGCCTGGAAGAAATGGGCGCGCAGATCATTCTGGGCAACACCTTCCACCTGTGGATGCGCCCCGGCCTGGACATCATGAAGTCCTTTGGCGGCCTGCACGGCTTTGAGAAATGGGACAAGCCCATCCTGACCGACTCGGGCGGGTTCCAGGTCTGGTCGCTGGGCGCCATGCGCAAGATCACCGAGGAAGGCGTGCACTTCCAAAGCCCGGTGAACGGCGACAAGCTGTTCATGTCGCCCGAAGTCAGCATGCAGATCCAGACGATTCTGAATTCGGACATCGTCATGCAGCTGGACGAGTGCACACCGTACGAGACCAACGGCAAGAAGACCACCGAAGCCGAAGCACGCAAATCCATGGAGATGAGCCGCCGCTGGGCCAAGCGCTCCAAGGAAGAGTTCGAGCGCCTGGAGAACCCCAACGCCCTGTTCGGCATTGTGCAAGGCGGCATGTTCACCAACCTGCGCGAAGAGTCGCTGCAGGCGCTGGTGGAAATGGATTTCCCCGGCTATGCCGTGGGCGGCGTCTCCGTGGGCGAGCCCAAGGACGAGATGCTGGAGATCATGGCCCACACGCCGCATCTGCTGCCCGCCAACAAGCCCCGCTACCTGATGGGTGTGGGCACGCCCGAAGATCTGGTGCAAGGCGTGGCCGACGGCGTGGACATGTTCGACTGCGTGATGCCCACCCGCAATGCACGCAACGGCACCATCTTCACCCGCTATGGCGATTTGAAGATCCGCAATGCCCGCCACAAGGTGGACCACCAGCCTATCGACACCACTTGCACCTGCCACGCCTGCGCGGGCAAGAGCGGCGTGAGCTGGGACGACGGCGGCCGCGACGGTTTCAGCCGTGCCTATCTGCACCACCTGGACCGCTGCGGCGAAATGCTGGGCCCGATGCTGACCACCATCCACAACCTGCACTACTACCTGAACCTGATGCAGGAAGTGCGCAACGCGCTGGATGCAGGCACCTTCGCCCAGTTCCGCGCCAAGTTCAAGGAAGACCGCGCACGCGGTGTGTGA
- a CDS encoding bifunctional salicylyl-CoA 5-hydroxylase/oxidoreductase, whose amino-acid sequence MKIVCIGGGPAGLYFALLMKQMNPAHDVTVVERNKPYDTFGWGVVFSDATMDNMREWDPVTAAQIEKAFNHWDDIELLFKGRKIRSGGHGFVGIGRKHLLNILQARCEALDVKLVFETEVQSDEDYPDADLIIASDGVNSRIRTKYQDIFKPDIVTRPNRFIWLGTNKVYEAFTFDFVRTEHGWFQAHIYKFDDKTSTFIVETTEETWKASGLENADQEQSIAFCEKIFADNLQGEKLMTNARHLRGSAWINFNRVVCDQWSLKNAQGNHVVLMGDAVHTAHFAIGSGTKLAIEDAIELARQFKIAGDTKEHIPEVLDAYQAVRRIETLRIQNAAWNAMEWFEVCGKRYCDQLQPEQFMYSMLTRSQRISHENLRLRDASWLGGYEKWLAEHNGVKVDGKAPPPMFLPYTLRGVTLKNRIVVSPMAQYSAVNGVPGDFHLVHLGARAMGGAGLVFAEMACVSPEGRITPGCPGTYTEEQKQAWKRISDWIHTNTDAKFAMQIGHAGAKASTRLAWDGTDMPLEEGNWPIMAASEQQYLQGMSQISRSMTRADMDEVKQQFVHAAQMAADIGVDWLELHCAHGYLLSSFISPLTNHRTDEYGGSLENRLRYPLEVFKAVRAVWPQDKPMSVRISAHDWVPGGITPDDAVEIAKAFKAAGADLIDCSSGQVSKEEKPVFGRMFQTPFADRIRQEAGIATMAVGAISEADHANSIIAAGRADLCAVARPHLANPAWTLTEAAKIGYTPIVWPKQYFAGKRQMESLFEREKAQR is encoded by the coding sequence ATGAAAATTGTCTGCATAGGTGGTGGCCCCGCGGGCCTGTATTTCGCGCTGCTGATGAAGCAGATGAACCCCGCGCACGATGTGACGGTGGTGGAGCGCAACAAGCCTTACGACACCTTCGGCTGGGGCGTGGTGTTCTCGGACGCCACCATGGACAACATGCGCGAATGGGACCCTGTCACCGCTGCGCAGATCGAAAAAGCCTTCAATCACTGGGATGACATTGAGCTGCTCTTCAAGGGGCGCAAGATTCGCTCAGGTGGCCACGGTTTTGTGGGCATAGGCCGCAAACATCTGCTCAACATCCTGCAGGCGCGCTGCGAGGCGCTGGATGTGAAGCTCGTTTTCGAGACCGAGGTGCAAAGCGATGAAGACTATCCCGACGCCGATCTCATCATTGCCAGTGACGGTGTGAACTCGCGGATTCGCACCAAGTACCAGGACATCTTCAAGCCCGATATCGTCACCCGCCCCAACCGCTTTATCTGGCTGGGCACCAACAAGGTGTACGAGGCATTCACCTTTGATTTTGTGCGCACAGAGCATGGCTGGTTTCAGGCCCATATCTACAAGTTCGACGACAAGACATCGACCTTTATTGTCGAGACCACGGAAGAAACCTGGAAGGCCAGCGGTCTGGAAAATGCCGATCAGGAGCAGTCCATCGCTTTCTGCGAAAAGATTTTTGCGGACAATCTGCAGGGCGAGAAGTTGATGACCAATGCGCGCCATCTGCGCGGCTCGGCCTGGATCAACTTCAACCGTGTGGTCTGCGATCAGTGGTCGCTGAAAAATGCCCAGGGCAACCACGTGGTGCTGATGGGCGATGCTGTGCACACGGCGCACTTTGCGATTGGCTCGGGCACCAAACTGGCGATTGAAGATGCGATCGAGCTGGCACGCCAGTTCAAGATTGCGGGCGACACCAAGGAGCATATCCCCGAGGTGCTGGATGCCTACCAGGCGGTGCGCCGCATCGAGACGCTGCGCATTCAGAACGCGGCGTGGAACGCCATGGAATGGTTCGAGGTTTGCGGCAAGCGCTATTGCGACCAGCTGCAGCCAGAGCAGTTCATGTATTCCATGCTGACGCGCAGCCAGCGCATCAGCCACGAAAACCTGCGCTTGCGTGACGCAAGCTGGCTGGGTGGCTATGAAAAATGGCTGGCTGAGCACAACGGTGTCAAGGTCGATGGCAAGGCCCCGCCACCCATGTTCCTGCCCTACACGCTGCGCGGCGTGACGCTCAAGAACCGCATCGTTGTCTCGCCCATGGCGCAGTACTCGGCGGTGAATGGCGTGCCCGGTGATTTCCATCTCGTGCATCTGGGGGCGCGCGCCATGGGCGGTGCAGGTCTGGTGTTTGCAGAAATGGCCTGCGTCAGCCCCGAAGGCCGCATCACCCCGGGCTGCCCTGGCACGTACACCGAAGAACAAAAGCAGGCCTGGAAGCGCATCAGCGACTGGATTCATACCAACACCGACGCCAAATTTGCCATGCAGATCGGTCATGCGGGTGCCAAGGCATCGACCCGGCTTGCCTGGGATGGCACGGACATGCCGCTTGAAGAAGGCAACTGGCCCATCATGGCGGCGTCAGAGCAGCAATATCTGCAAGGTATGAGCCAGATTTCCAGGTCCATGACGCGTGCCGATATGGACGAGGTCAAACAGCAGTTTGTACACGCCGCACAGATGGCCGCAGACATTGGCGTGGACTGGCTGGAGCTGCACTGCGCGCACGGCTATCTGCTGTCCAGCTTTATCTCGCCGCTGACCAATCACCGTACCGACGAATATGGCGGTAGTCTGGAAAACCGGCTGCGCTATCCGCTGGAAGTATTCAAAGCTGTGCGCGCTGTCTGGCCTCAGGATAAGCCCATGTCGGTGCGCATCTCTGCCCACGACTGGGTGCCCGGCGGCATTACGCCCGATGATGCGGTGGAGATTGCCAAGGCCTTCAAGGCGGCGGGTGCCGATCTGATTGACTGCTCATCAGGCCAGGTCAGCAAGGAAGAAAAGCCCGTGTTTGGCCGCATGTTCCAGACACCGTTTGCCGACCGCATTCGCCAGGAAGCAGGCATTGCCACCATGGCCGTGGGCGCCATCAGCGAGGCCGATCACGCCAACTCCATCATCGCCGCAGGCCGTGCCGACCTGTGCGCCGTGGCCCGTCCGCATCTGGCCAACCCAGCGTGGACGCTGACTGAGGCTGCCAAGATTGGCTATACGCCCATCGTCTGGCCCAAGCAGTATTTCGCTGGAAAACGCCAGATGGAAAGCCTGTTCGAGCGTGAAAAGGCACAGAGATGA
- a CDS encoding GGDEF domain-containing protein, whose protein sequence is MGQATNKENAENQACSAWGRGWAHFVPWLLQVAFVLLLTAVSISALQWSLSGLLSWSLGWAVASAVWWGLCRSQQSSWPLVGYGVLSSLAAGALWWAQPAFFSLALPLWFSGSVMLLWGCNPFPRLRQSGLILAAAHVLVALLAVVLTSPQTERFLQPYQVIAWVLVLMAHAGLAAVALHCQTLRARQEIAQLELQCIALQQKSEEKASPTDPLTGADSLPRITEFINQLRERHARKTETFCVALVEMDPWVPRAQQLSSARSTPLEQQVQMMLGGLLSAQIRSVDRLGRHRAAAFCLVLPDTNSMQAIWVLHRIRASMRYGEWKDIETLGQSSHHHPTLTISVAEYLKGETAEQLLNRADMALQHGRSLGLDQIVIAEDLNF, encoded by the coding sequence ATGGGCCAGGCAACAAATAAGGAAAACGCAGAAAACCAGGCATGCTCTGCATGGGGCCGGGGCTGGGCCCATTTCGTCCCCTGGCTGCTGCAGGTGGCATTTGTGCTGCTGCTGACGGCGGTCAGCATCAGCGCTCTGCAGTGGAGTCTTTCCGGGCTTCTCAGCTGGTCGCTGGGCTGGGCGGTGGCCTCTGCTGTGTGGTGGGGGCTGTGCCGCAGCCAACAGTCCAGCTGGCCGCTGGTGGGCTACGGTGTCTTGAGCAGTCTGGCCGCTGGCGCCCTGTGGTGGGCACAGCCCGCATTCTTTTCGCTGGCCTTGCCGCTGTGGTTCTCTGGCTCGGTCATGCTGCTGTGGGGCTGCAACCCCTTTCCCCGGCTGCGCCAGTCAGGCCTGATCTTGGCGGCGGCGCATGTGCTGGTGGCTTTGCTGGCGGTTGTGCTGACAAGCCCCCAGACTGAACGATTTTTGCAGCCCTATCAGGTGATCGCCTGGGTTCTGGTTCTGATGGCCCATGCAGGCCTGGCAGCTGTCGCGCTTCATTGCCAGACTTTGCGCGCCAGGCAGGAGATTGCGCAGCTGGAGCTGCAATGCATCGCGCTGCAGCAGAAGTCTGAGGAAAAAGCTTCTCCCACAGATCCACTGACCGGCGCCGACAGCCTGCCCCGCATTACAGAATTCATCAACCAGCTGCGCGAACGTCATGCGCGCAAGACGGAAACCTTCTGTGTGGCACTGGTTGAAATGGACCCCTGGGTACCGCGTGCGCAGCAGCTTTCCAGTGCCAGAAGCACGCCGCTGGAGCAGCAGGTGCAGATGATGCTGGGAGGCTTGCTCAGCGCCCAGATTCGCTCTGTGGACAGACTGGGGCGCCACCGGGCAGCCGCTTTCTGTCTGGTGCTGCCGGATACCAACTCCATGCAGGCTATCTGGGTGCTGCACCGTATTCGCGCCAGCATGCGCTATGGGGAATGGAAAGACATCGAGACTCTGGGCCAGAGCAGTCATCACCACCCCACACTGACCATTTCTGTGGCCGAGTACCTGAAGGGCGAGACGGCAGAGCAACTGCTGAACCGTGCAGACATGGCACTGCAGCATGGCCGCTCTCTGGGCCTGGATCAGATCGTGATTGCCGAAGACCTGAACTTTTAA
- a CDS encoding MarR family winged helix-turn-helix transcriptional regulator, with product MDKAQSDLCSSAPEALGREAGLSHNEHQAVRLWLRLLTCSTQIEQVIRTQLRTEFGTTLPRFDYLAQLSRFPKGLRMKTLSEYLMVTGGNVTGLTDQLEAEGWVERVADEEDRRSMTVRLTRAGKKQFKTMAAAHEQWLEQLLAPLGQEQAQSLYEQLGQLRLVLSPADGG from the coding sequence ATGGACAAAGCCCAATCCGATCTTTGCTCTTCTGCGCCAGAAGCTCTGGGGCGGGAAGCTGGCCTCTCGCACAACGAGCATCAGGCGGTGCGCCTGTGGCTGCGCCTGCTGACCTGCAGCACGCAGATTGAACAGGTGATTCGCACCCAGCTGCGTACCGAATTCGGCACCACCTTGCCGCGCTTTGACTATCTGGCGCAGCTCAGCCGCTTTCCCAAGGGGCTGCGCATGAAGACGCTGTCCGAGTACCTGATGGTGACGGGCGGCAATGTGACGGGGCTGACCGATCAGCTCGAAGCCGAGGGCTGGGTAGAGCGTGTGGCCGATGAGGAAGATCGCCGCTCCATGACCGTGCGACTGACCCGCGCTGGAAAAAAGCAGTTCAAGACCATGGCTGCTGCGCATGAGCAGTGGCTTGAACAGCTGCTGGCCCCACTGGGGCAGGAGCAGGCGCAGAGCTTGTACGAACAGCTGGGCCAGTTGCGCCTTGTGCTCAGCCCTGCCGATGGCGGCTAG